From the genome of Populus trichocarpa isolate Nisqually-1 chromosome 15, P.trichocarpa_v4.1, whole genome shotgun sequence, one region includes:
- the LOC7457736 gene encoding transcription factor WER isoform X2 yields the protein MEGAGSSEYRKAFWTAEEDRILMDYVKAHGKGKWNRAAKVTGLKRCGKSCRLRWINYLSPSVKHGGFSEEEDDLIIRLHKLLGNRWSLIAGRVPGRTDNQVKNHWNTRISKKLGIKKGKCKISDSSSKFSKKLEANFHIKLSSNDEPISCNNNTTEIELQNVIESSHEKAKEITSTHEPTIRSDCFENFWLSIDEPYLCTPSLMELSDESLGFFMA from the exons ATGGAAGGAGCTGGGAGCAGTGAATATAGAAAAGCGTTTTGGACAGCGGAGGAAGATAGAATCTTGATGGATTACGTAAAGGCGCATGGCAAAGGGAAGTGGAATCGTGCAGCAAAAGTCACAG GCCTCAAGAGGTGTGGCAAAAGCTGCAGGTTAAGATGGATAAATTATCTAAGCCCTAGTGTTAAGCACGGGGGTTTCTCAGAGGAAGAAGATGACCTTATCATCCGGCTCCATAAGCTTCTTGGCAATAG gtgGTCCTTAATTGCTGGTCGGGTCCCGGGAAGAACAGATAATCAAGTGAAGAATCATTGGAACACTCGTATAAGCAAAAAACTTGGAATCAAGAAGGGAAAGTGTAAAATTAGTGATTCTTCGTCAAAATTCTCCAAGAAATTAGAGGCTAATTTCCATATTAAATTAAGTTCAAATGATGAACCAATTTCTTGTAATAATAACACTACTGAAATTGAACTCCAAAATGTGATAGAAAGCAGTCATGAGAAGGCAAAAGAAATCACAAGCACCCATGAGCCAACAATAAGGAGTGATTGCTTTGAGAATTTTTGGCTTTCTATTGATGAACCATATCTATGTACTCCTAGCTTAATGGAACTTTCAGACGAgtctcttggtttttttatggcATGA
- the LOC7457736 gene encoding transcription factor WER isoform X1, with protein MEGAGSSEYRKAFWTAEEDRILMDYVKAHGKGKWNRAAKVTGQNFFFLFLFFHVEGIDASFSARGMFFLSAKRFECCGLGLKRCGKSCRLRWINYLSPSVKHGGFSEEEDDLIIRLHKLLGNRWSLIAGRVPGRTDNQVKNHWNTRISKKLGIKKGKCKISDSSSKFSKKLEANFHIKLSSNDEPISCNNNTTEIELQNVIESSHEKAKEITSTHEPTIRSDCFENFWLSIDEPYLCTPSLMELSDESLGFFMA; from the exons ATGGAAGGAGCTGGGAGCAGTGAATATAGAAAAGCGTTTTGGACAGCGGAGGAAGATAGAATCTTGATGGATTACGTAAAGGCGCATGGCAAAGGGAAGTGGAATCGTGCAGCAAAAGTCACAGGCCagaacttcttttttctttttctttttttccatgttgaaggaattgatgctagTTTTAGTGCTCgtggcatgttttttttatcagctaAAAGATTTGAATGTTGTGGTTTAGGCCTCAAGAGGTGTGGCAAAAGCTGCAGGTTAAGATGGATAAATTATCTAAGCCCTAGTGTTAAGCACGGGGGTTTCTCAGAGGAAGAAGATGACCTTATCATCCGGCTCCATAAGCTTCTTGGCAATAG gtgGTCCTTAATTGCTGGTCGGGTCCCGGGAAGAACAGATAATCAAGTGAAGAATCATTGGAACACTCGTATAAGCAAAAAACTTGGAATCAAGAAGGGAAAGTGTAAAATTAGTGATTCTTCGTCAAAATTCTCCAAGAAATTAGAGGCTAATTTCCATATTAAATTAAGTTCAAATGATGAACCAATTTCTTGTAATAATAACACTACTGAAATTGAACTCCAAAATGTGATAGAAAGCAGTCATGAGAAGGCAAAAGAAATCACAAGCACCCATGAGCCAACAATAAGGAGTGATTGCTTTGAGAATTTTTGGCTTTCTATTGATGAACCATATCTATGTACTCCTAGCTTAATGGAACTTTCAGACGAgtctcttggtttttttatggcATGA